The Agrobacterium vitis region TGGCAAGGCGCGGCCATCAGGTGACAGGGATCGATCCCGCGCCGGGCATGTTGGCTCTGGCAAAAGTCAAAGACACGGAAGGGTTGGTGCGCTGGATTGCCGCCAATGCCTTCGATCTCAATCTCGATAGAGAGCAATTCGATCTGATCATCATGACCGGCCATGTCTTTCAGGTCTTTCTCGATGATGAAGAAACCCTTCTGGCGCTCACCAATGCCCGTCGCCATCTCGCTCCTGGTGGACAGATGATCATCGAGAGCCGCAATCCGCTGCTGCGCGCCTGGGAAGGATGGACCGAAGCCAAAACCCGCAACACAGCGCAGGTTCCTGGTATCGGCCCGGTCGAGGTTTTCTATCAGGTCGACAGGACCGAAGGGGAGCATGTCACCTTTGACGCGACCTTCACGCTGCTGGAGACCGGTGAACAGCGGATCAGTCGCAGTTGCCTGCGTTTCCCTGGTCGCGGGACGATCGAACAGCTGTTCAAGGCAGCCGGCTTCAAGAGCATCGAGACGCTCGGCTGGTGGGATGGCCGCAGCTTTGACCCGACCAGCCCGGAAATCATTGCCATCGCCAGCGTCTGAGGCGAGACGGGCCGAATGATCAGGCGACTGCCCGCCGGCGAAGCCGACGCCATAGCCTGCCATCGATGGCGGCAAGTCCGAGCGCGATCAAGACCATGCCGACCAGATGGCGTGGGGCGACCTGATCTCCCAACACCAAGGCGCCAAGCAGGATGGCGCTGGGCGGAATAAGGATGGTGACCAGCATCAGATTGGTGGCACCGGCCGTCGACAATATCCGGAAAAACAGCACATAGCCGACAGCTGTTGACAGCAATGCCAGTCCCAGCAGAGCCGCAATGCTGTCGAGACCGGGAACGGGCAAGGTCCAGGGCGCATCGACCATCAGCGTGATCGGCAGGAGCACCACCGTTGCCGCCGTCACCTGCCCCGCAGCGGGCAAGAGGGGGGCCAGACCCATTGTCTTGAAGCGCCGCCCGAACAGGCCAGCAAAGGCATAGGAAATTGCCGCCAGCATCACAGCCAACTCGCCCCAGAGATCGGCTCCCAGATGCCCGAGCACGGCGGGACCGATCATAACCGCGACCCCTGCAACGCCGATCAGCACACCGGTCAGCCGGTTGGCGGTCAGCTTCTCATCGGCGGTCAGAAAATGCGCGATGATGACGCCGAACAGCGGCGTCGTCGCGTTGAAAATCGCTGCCAGCCCGACCGGAATATGGGTCTGGCCCCAGACGATCAGGGTGAAGGGAATAACATTGTTGAGAAGGCCCATGCCGAGAAAGGCAAGCCAGACCTCGGCCCTGCGCGGAACCGACTGGCCCGACAAGCGGACGATGATCCACAGCGCTATCGCGGCAAGGGCCACACGGGCGGTAACGATGGTCAGCGGCGGCCAGACCTTTACCAGAATGCCGATGAACAGGAAGGAGCCGCCCCATAGTACCGAAAGCACCAGCAGCATCGCCCA contains the following coding sequences:
- a CDS encoding DMT family transporter, giving the protein MGAQEWAMLLVLSVLWGGSFLFIGILVKVWPPLTIVTARVALAAIALWIIVRLSGQSVPRRAEVWLAFLGMGLLNNVIPFTLIVWGQTHIPVGLAAIFNATTPLFGVIIAHFLTADEKLTANRLTGVLIGVAGVAVMIGPAVLGHLGADLWGELAVMLAAISYAFAGLFGRRFKTMGLAPLLPAAGQVTAATVVLLPITLMVDAPWTLPVPGLDSIAALLGLALLSTAVGYVLFFRILSTAGATNLMLVTILIPPSAILLGALVLGDQVAPRHLVGMVLIALGLAAIDGRLWRRLRRRAVA
- a CDS encoding class I SAM-dependent methyltransferase, with the protein product MPVDDAFALHDMAVFYDSFNIHGEDGDFYEAYPKTPCRILDIGCGTGSVTLRLARRGHQVTGIDPAPGMLALAKVKDTEGLVRWIAANAFDLNLDREQFDLIIMTGHVFQVFLDDEETLLALTNARRHLAPGGQMIIESRNPLLRAWEGWTEAKTRNTAQVPGIGPVEVFYQVDRTEGEHVTFDATFTLLETGEQRISRSCLRFPGRGTIEQLFKAAGFKSIETLGWWDGRSFDPTSPEIIAIASV